One Leptospira fletcheri genomic window carries:
- a CDS encoding ParB N-terminal domain-containing protein → MKIRVSDIKVKNRIRKDLGELQSLRNSIQTLGLLHPIIIDLDNKLVSGERRLECVKSLGWEYVDVRIVDVQSKKERVLIEAEENNVRLPFSLEEQERVKKLLKRYSYTGILGRFWAWLLDLWDWFWNWISHR, encoded by the coding sequence ATGAAAATTCGGGTTTCCGATATCAAGGTAAAAAACCGAATTCGTAAAGATTTGGGGGAACTCCAAAGCCTTCGCAATTCAATCCAGACCCTCGGTCTTTTGCACCCAATCATTATCGATTTAGATAACAAACTGGTTTCGGGAGAAAGACGCTTGGAATGCGTCAAGTCCCTAGGCTGGGAATATGTGGACGTCCGCATCGTAGACGTGCAAAGCAAGAAAGAACGAGTCCTGATAGAAGCCGAAGAAAATAACGTACGCCTACCGTTTTCCTTAGAAGAACAGGAAAGAGTGAAAAAACTTTTAAAACGCTATTCTTATACCGGGATCCTAGGAAGGTTCTGGGCCTGGCTCCTGGACCTCTGGGATTGGTTCTGGAACTGGATCTCGCACAGATAA
- the lipL32 gene encoding major surface lipoprotein LipL32 has translation MKKSSILIGSAMIASLVACSGGLPTLKSSIPLPDTGLGISAPSVPGVAAPKPTLGYSETVNYWGFIKPGQQSDGIVDGKKKAYYLYVWVPAAVAEIGVRMISPTGEIGEPGAHDIVSDSFKAATPEEKNMPNWFDTWIRVERMAAIMPDQIDAASKKPAVQKLKDDDDGDDTYHEERHAKYNSLTRITIPTIPKSLDELKNIDTKKLLVRGLYRIAFTTYKPGEVKGSFVATVGVLGVPGTPGLSPIVHSNPEELQKQAIAAEEALKKALSGSK, from the coding sequence ATGAAAAAGTCTTCGATTCTTATAGGCTCCGCAATGATCGCAAGTTTAGTAGCTTGTTCCGGCGGATTGCCTACACTTAAAAGCTCTATCCCCTTACCTGATACCGGTTTGGGAATTAGCGCACCGTCCGTTCCAGGAGTTGCGGCTCCGAAGCCAACCCTCGGGTATTCCGAAACCGTAAACTACTGGGGATTCATCAAACCGGGCCAACAAAGCGACGGTATTGTAGATGGAAAGAAAAAAGCGTATTACCTATACGTTTGGGTTCCTGCTGCAGTCGCTGAAATCGGCGTGCGTATGATTTCCCCGACCGGTGAAATCGGAGAGCCCGGCGCTCACGATATCGTAAGCGATAGCTTCAAAGCTGCCACTCCGGAAGAAAAAAATATGCCGAACTGGTTCGACACTTGGATCCGTGTAGAGCGTATGGCTGCGATTATGCCTGACCAAATCGACGCAGCTTCCAAAAAACCTGCCGTTCAAAAACTCAAAGACGATGACGACGGTGATGATACGTACCACGAAGAGCGTCACGCTAAGTACAACTCTTTGACTAGAATCACCATTCCAACCATCCCCAAAAGTTTGGATGAGCTGAAAAATATCGATACGAAAAAACTTTTAGTTCGCGGTCTTTACAGAATCGCGTTCACCACCTACAAACCAGGTGAAGTAAAAGGATCTTTCGTTGCAACTGTCGGTGTTCTCGGCGTTCCAGGAACTCCAGGACTTTCTCCGATCGTTCATTCGAACCCGGAAGAATTGCAAAAACAAGCGATTGCTGCTGAAGAAGCTCTGAAAAAAGCTCTTTCCGGATCTAAATAA
- a CDS encoding oxidoreductase — MDHRVAIVAGGTGLVGGHLLKELLLDPDWEKVYAFTRRPLSLSHSKLEIVQVDWDRLPDFPPGVTDAFAALGTTMKRAKTKENFRKTDYEYTLSFAKAAKASGVSHFSLVSSLGADQHSLVFYNKVKGEVEEAVVDLKFPYCGIFRPSLLEGDRSEFRFGEKIGSFLALFINPLLIGPARKYRSIQASTVAKAMVNAVWAGQKGTYRMESDRIQELGASSVRPNIPDLLKKIS, encoded by the coding sequence ATGGATCATCGGGTTGCGATCGTTGCGGGAGGAACAGGTCTGGTTGGAGGGCATCTTTTGAAGGAGCTTTTGCTGGACCCGGATTGGGAAAAAGTATACGCTTTTACGAGGCGACCTCTGTCCCTGTCTCATTCGAAATTGGAAATCGTTCAGGTGGATTGGGATAGATTGCCCGATTTTCCGCCGGGTGTAACGGACGCTTTTGCGGCTCTTGGCACCACTATGAAACGGGCTAAAACTAAGGAGAATTTCCGTAAAACGGATTACGAATATACTCTTTCTTTCGCAAAGGCGGCGAAAGCGTCGGGGGTGTCGCATTTTTCCCTGGTCAGTTCCCTCGGGGCAGATCAGCATTCATTGGTATTTTATAATAAAGTAAAGGGAGAAGTCGAGGAGGCGGTGGTCGATTTAAAATTTCCCTATTGTGGAATTTTTAGGCCCTCCCTTTTGGAAGGGGACCGATCCGAATTCCGGTTCGGCGAAAAGATCGGATCTTTCTTGGCGCTTTTCATCAATCCTCTTCTCATCGGACCCGCACGGAAATATAGGTCGATTCAAGCTAGTACGGTGGCAAAAGCCATGGTGAACGCGGTCTGGGCAGGCCAAAAAGGAACTTACAGGATGGAATCGGATCGGATCCAGGAATTGGGCGCTTCTTCCGTCCGCCCGAATATTCCGGATCTTTTAAAGAAAATCAGCTAA
- a CDS encoding adenylate/guanylate cyclase domain-containing protein, which yields MNESTRRVIENEELIGAYVSNGFRYLLLAFFGFQILANLHTGDPWINGIGIGLFALVTVGHTIVIRTCPKWAVSAYSYISLFADFAIISAVLISYTYLASPDNLGFALKNPLQSYFYFPLAFSLVQFRLRLVLLSVVLYYLFYFGFFIYAQLLGKITYAHDWLDYVMGPNLLLGDALAGRPLIYLVLAFFFCFGILRTLIMIRRIGEAEAQRGLLSRYFSPGMVKEMMSNPEVLAGRRQTATILFTDIRNFTALSENMDPLELGKFLSSIREILTECVFEFGGTLDKYIGDAVMATFGTPYPSEDPASDAIRALHCGKRMLERLGKFNDQRVSEGFPPLSIGIGIHTGEVFSGNIETSKRAEFTVIGDAVNTASRIESLTKNFGKEFLVSEETWKLAGANFTGETLPPVQVKGKEKLVTVIAVGA from the coding sequence ATGAACGAATCCACTCGCCGGGTCATCGAAAACGAAGAGTTGATCGGCGCTTACGTCTCCAACGGATTCCGCTACCTGCTGTTGGCGTTTTTCGGATTTCAAATATTGGCAAATCTCCATACGGGAGATCCGTGGATCAACGGAATCGGCATCGGACTATTTGCGTTGGTCACGGTCGGACATACGATCGTAATCCGGACCTGTCCCAAATGGGCCGTTTCAGCGTATTCTTACATCTCTCTCTTTGCCGATTTTGCCATCATCTCGGCCGTTCTGATTTCCTATACCTATTTGGCGAGTCCGGACAACTTGGGCTTTGCGCTCAAAAACCCCCTCCAAAGTTATTTTTATTTTCCCCTGGCTTTCTCTCTAGTCCAATTCAGACTTAGATTGGTATTGTTAAGCGTAGTACTGTATTATCTCTTCTATTTCGGTTTCTTTATATACGCTCAACTTCTAGGAAAAATCACGTACGCTCATGATTGGCTGGATTACGTGATGGGACCGAATCTACTTTTAGGAGATGCCCTGGCAGGAAGGCCGCTCATCTACCTTGTCCTAGCGTTCTTTTTCTGTTTCGGGATCCTTCGTACCCTGATCATGATCCGTCGGATCGGGGAAGCGGAAGCACAGCGAGGGCTTCTCTCCCGATATTTTTCTCCGGGAATGGTAAAAGAAATGATGTCCAATCCTGAGGTGCTCGCGGGAAGAAGGCAGACGGCGACCATCCTGTTTACGGACATCCGTAATTTTACGGCGCTTTCCGAAAATATGGATCCTTTAGAATTAGGAAAATTTCTCTCTTCGATCCGGGAAATTCTGACGGAATGCGTCTTTGAATTCGGGGGGACCCTGGACAAGTACATAGGTGACGCAGTCATGGCTACGTTCGGAACTCCTTATCCCTCGGAGGATCCCGCGTCCGACGCCATCCGAGCATTGCATTGCGGAAAAAGGATGCTGGAGAGACTCGGAAAATTCAACGACCAAAGAGTCTCGGAGGGATTTCCTCCCTTAAGCATAGGAATCGGAATCCATACGGGAGAAGTATTTTCCGGCAATATCGAAACCAGCAAAAGAGCGGAATTTACGGTTATCGGAGACGCGGTCAACACCGCTTCCAGAATCGAATCGCTTACGAAGAATTTCGGAAAGGAGTTTTTAGTTTCGGAAGAGACTTGGAAACTCGCCGGAGCAAATTTTACCGGAGAGACCTTGCCCCCCGTTCAAGTCAAAGGCAAAGAAAAACTCGTAACCGTGATCGCGGTAGGTGCCTGA
- a CDS encoding DUF962 domain-containing protein, with the protein MSEEIQYNTLGEFWPFYLREHSNKFNRFLHFVGTSIALAWILSSIVFLNAWYLLGALFSGYLFAWIGHFFVEKNRPATFTYPVKSFLSDWRMFFYTITGQLGKELQKAGVK; encoded by the coding sequence ATGTCGGAAGAAATACAATACAATACGCTCGGGGAATTTTGGCCGTTTTACCTGCGAGAGCATTCCAACAAATTCAATCGCTTTCTGCATTTTGTCGGAACGTCCATCGCATTGGCGTGGATCCTTTCCTCCATCGTATTTTTAAACGCTTGGTATCTGTTAGGTGCCTTGTTCAGCGGTTATCTATTCGCATGGATCGGCCATTTCTTCGTGGAAAAAAATCGCCCGGCCACGTTCACCTATCCGGTGAAATCCTTTTTAAGCGATTGGAGAATGTTTTTCTACACCATTACCGGCCAATTGGGAAAAGAACTCCAAAAAGCTGGGGTGAAGTAG
- the groES gene encoding co-chaperone GroES, whose amino-acid sequence MAIQPLGDRVLVEPKQEAEEKIGSIFVPDTAKEKPQEGKVVEVGSGRYEDGKLVPLEVKSGDVVLYGKYSGTEIKSDGKEYLIIRESDILAIVKK is encoded by the coding sequence ATGGCGATTCAACCATTAGGCGACCGCGTATTGGTCGAGCCGAAACAGGAAGCCGAAGAAAAAATCGGTAGCATCTTCGTCCCCGATACCGCGAAAGAAAAACCCCAAGAAGGAAAAGTGGTCGAGGTCGGAAGCGGACGTTATGAAGACGGTAAGCTCGTTCCTCTGGAAGTGAAATCCGGAGACGTGGTGCTTTACGGAAAATATTCCGGAACCGAGATCAAATCCGATGGAAAAGAATATCTGATCATCCGCGAGAGCGATATCCTCGCCATCGTTAAGAAGTAA
- the groL gene encoding chaperonin GroEL (60 kDa chaperone family; promotes refolding of misfolded polypeptides especially under stressful conditions; forms two stacked rings of heptamers to form a barrel-shaped 14mer; ends can be capped by GroES; misfolded proteins enter the barrel where they are refolded when GroES binds) translates to MAKVIEYDETARRKLLEGVNKLANAVKVTLGPKGRNVVIDKKFGSPTITKDGVTVAKEIELEDSIENMGAQMVKEVSTKTNDVAGDGTTTATILAQSIINEGLKNVTAGANPMALKHGIDKAVASAVESIKKRSVKIENKKDIANVATISANNDKEIGNLIADAMDKVGKDGVITVEEAKSIETTLDVVEGMQFDRGYVSPYMVTDPEAMVATLNDPYILIYDKKIASMRDLLPVLEKVAQAGRPLVIIAEEVEGEALATIVVNTLRKTISCVAVKAPGFGDRRKAMLEDIAILTGGQVVSEDLGMKLENATVQQLGRAKKVVVDKENTTIIEGQGASKDIQGRVGQIKKQIEDTTSEYDREKLQERLAKLAGGVAVIHVGAATEVEMKEKKTRVEDALSATRAAVEEGIVPGGGLTLLKAQEAVGALKLEGDEATGAKIIFRALEEPIRMITSNAGLEGSVIVEQAKSKKGNEGFNALTMVWEDLLQAGVVDPAKVVRSALQNAASIGSMILTTEVTITEKPEKDGGAPPMGGMGGMGGMGGMM, encoded by the coding sequence ATGGCTAAAGTTATTGAATACGACGAAACAGCGAGAAGGAAACTCCTAGAGGGAGTCAACAAACTTGCGAATGCAGTAAAAGTTACCCTGGGTCCCAAAGGCCGAAACGTGGTAATCGACAAAAAATTCGGATCCCCTACCATCACGAAAGACGGTGTAACGGTAGCTAAGGAAATCGAACTGGAAGATTCCATCGAAAACATGGGCGCCCAGATGGTTAAGGAAGTTTCCACCAAAACCAACGACGTCGCAGGAGACGGAACGACCACCGCTACGATCCTGGCTCAATCCATCATCAACGAAGGATTGAAAAACGTGACCGCGGGTGCGAATCCCATGGCTCTCAAACACGGAATCGACAAAGCAGTCGCTTCCGCCGTGGAAAGCATCAAAAAACGTTCCGTTAAGATCGAAAACAAAAAGGATATCGCGAACGTTGCGACGATTTCCGCAAACAACGATAAGGAAATCGGAAATCTGATCGCGGACGCTATGGACAAGGTCGGAAAAGACGGAGTAATCACCGTCGAGGAAGCGAAATCCATCGAGACCACGCTGGACGTGGTGGAAGGGATGCAATTCGATCGCGGATACGTTTCCCCTTACATGGTGACCGATCCGGAAGCGATGGTAGCTACTTTAAACGATCCTTATATTCTAATCTACGATAAAAAGATCGCTTCCATGAGAGATCTTCTACCCGTTCTGGAAAAAGTCGCTCAAGCGGGAAGACCTCTGGTCATCATCGCGGAAGAAGTGGAAGGCGAAGCTCTGGCTACGATCGTGGTAAACACTCTCCGTAAAACCATTTCCTGTGTTGCGGTCAAAGCTCCCGGATTCGGCGATCGTCGTAAGGCGATGCTGGAAGACATAGCAATCCTGACCGGCGGACAAGTAGTTTCCGAAGACCTCGGAATGAAGTTGGAAAACGCTACCGTCCAACAACTCGGCCGTGCGAAAAAAGTGGTCGTGGATAAGGAAAACACCACGATCATCGAAGGACAAGGCGCTTCCAAAGATATCCAAGGTCGTGTAGGTCAGATCAAAAAACAGATCGAAGACACCACTTCCGAGTACGACCGCGAAAAACTCCAGGAACGTCTGGCGAAACTCGCCGGAGGAGTCGCGGTAATCCACGTAGGAGCCGCTACCGAAGTCGAGATGAAGGAAAAGAAAACCCGTGTGGAAGACGCTCTTTCCGCAACCCGCGCGGCTGTGGAAGAAGGGATCGTTCCCGGAGGCGGTCTGACCCTCCTAAAAGCACAAGAGGCGGTAGGAGCCCTGAAGCTCGAAGGAGACGAAGCTACCGGCGCTAAGATCATCTTCCGCGCTTTGGAAGAGCCGATCCGAATGATCACTTCCAACGCCGGTTTGGAAGGCTCCGTGATCGTAGAGCAAGCCAAAAGCAAAAAAGGAAACGAAGGCTTTAACGCGTTGACCATGGTTTGGGAAGACCTTCTCCAAGCCGGAGTGGTAGACCCCGCAAAAGTGGTTCGTTCCGCTCTCCAAAACGCTGCTTCCATCGGTTCCATGATCCTGACTACCGAAGTCACGATCACCGAAAAACCGGAAAAAGACGGCGGCGCTCCTCCGATGGGAGGAATGGGCGGTATGGGAGGAATGGGCGGCATGATGTAA
- a CDS encoding LA_1737 family protein, with amino-acid sequence MNPLRSKSFFGFILVAFSLSGFFEIRAQSGDFFEDLTSERKPVYGSEKEEKYPIRAILFKMESWEEHFSWDALFVFGYTHYPKFKEYNAYPFFYHLKDKNSDSYRSWSLPLYFSQRIDRGSSRESFHFSLFHSYSYEETTNHRKESIRFPSFFPLAGKTSEDFAHGSKSTFSYFLPFLFFKKNEEASDWTHFLLFHSGEDRDSKYGAVLPLLYWSQGKSKSHLTLFPLFSYRSDRDGLEGNFISPIFFRSWSENPSLNSSETKVGFPWLLSFRSERRQSGEVMESNFFSPIFFRNYSRSTGTSSNLLYLIGWKSDPENGLKSAYFFPLLFYQKGSHFTAFPFYFSGSSADRSYWNILGLAGAGDDGNERYSYVFPFYYRSESPSERFGLYGPLEIGQTGSASQLNLHPFFYSERSDSSSFWNVLGLVGRGKTGTGEQRYAYAFPLYFHKNGDFRVFFPFFFRFGYEEEEYSSFGIFHYIKRSADLDRTWALLYYSKEDRKEKETARILFPLYYSWDTQTSKASIFLPFYLKYEEEDKSLDLNLAGFSSSKSLGTLHGLTSASVGINDKEIYLDTDFSWFYNLVRVSYRESLSKDSLLWWKRKVPETKETLPSSASPSGEDGLRKYKSLSRETSRSFFGFSTLFGILSYERGDDRRHFRLLPLAWYSWSEATKDQVTVWLLPPIFKSRIGDQEYNVIFPFYARQDDGPDYQEAWMILGFQRGKKGETKDYSVLWPLFRTYFSPDSWGFRALPFVLHDSSPERRRTISILYYNNIKISPEGESSSFHSLLPPLYHSKANTRTLASGNQKSDGWQFLFPFFFRTYDSMEGPVGGNSLVEVYTLLSYYRKSSDIAGGFDTTFLFPLYYYRRAKAPGESAEQIEKTDLVVPIGLYSWRKGESSRSFFLGYYSEQDPGVSYGNLLGIFAFSKITAPDAEFSESRVFPFFFSESAEAQTYRRSKLLVPLLYSSQSSELKDGTYSVREILTPLYYRYRKTGIAEQEEERSDLILPLGLYFHRDFYSSSRFILGYYAKESRGFSHWSLFGLIASEKTETEARRKKSFRIAPFFFTEEKSDLENGQVYSSTLVPLLFYYDFTPSSYTWNVLLLGNRTKSETENSFAIYPFYSSSETDLYGTKSKTIWGIPFYYERTEKESGLWDSFSVHPFGVFSSDGKGKDRMDENWTNFYFLPLPTLYTSGSRSERVLFWLGFYYRRTEPTSQSESQEISFLKFLAYNRSRSQNGSSRDFRIFPLISFGGSEGTEDKGRTESTTNYIFPFFFYHREVRPSGGAFHLNLGILFDFARDSTVGSNRLILGPLYSSSRPDSSSYGLVPLFLRHRSSDSNFWFGLGAYSYEDKEIDRWGFAGILDVNRELALRKRNVNVFLGLFHGEYEEARTRWAILGRLVAGYESDRDSFDTNFLWLRWKRSPSEGIANFLPLYYYYRDGGEVSNFIPPVLGYFSSGKDGRYDMAGLGLLYYRNESVSAGEDTMVVASGLFYYRVRPERGYRSMGVLAVPWLGGLLWDWEYETQTDYSKYSILQILYSNTTNAGKNYSRIFGIRF; translated from the coding sequence ATGAATCCTCTTCGGAGCAAGTCTTTCTTCGGGTTCATTCTCGTCGCCTTTTCGTTGTCTGGATTCTTCGAGATTCGGGCGCAGTCCGGGGATTTTTTCGAAGACCTCACTTCGGAAAGAAAGCCGGTTTACGGAAGCGAAAAAGAGGAAAAGTATCCGATCAGAGCGATTCTGTTCAAAATGGAATCCTGGGAGGAGCATTTTTCCTGGGACGCGTTATTCGTTTTCGGGTACACACATTATCCGAAATTCAAAGAATACAATGCCTATCCTTTCTTTTATCACCTGAAGGATAAAAATTCGGATTCTTACCGAAGTTGGTCCCTCCCCCTTTATTTTAGCCAACGTATCGATAGAGGATCGTCCCGGGAAAGTTTTCATTTTTCCCTTTTTCATTCTTATTCCTACGAAGAGACTACGAATCATAGAAAGGAATCGATTCGCTTTCCTTCGTTTTTCCCCTTGGCGGGCAAGACTTCGGAGGATTTTGCCCACGGAAGTAAGAGTACTTTCAGTTACTTTCTTCCGTTTCTTTTTTTCAAGAAAAACGAGGAGGCTTCCGATTGGACTCATTTCCTACTTTTTCATTCTGGAGAGGACCGCGATTCCAAGTACGGCGCAGTACTTCCTCTGCTCTATTGGTCCCAAGGAAAATCCAAATCCCATCTTACCTTATTTCCTCTTTTTTCCTATCGTTCCGATCGGGATGGACTGGAAGGGAATTTTATCTCTCCCATTTTTTTCCGATCCTGGTCGGAGAACCCATCCCTGAACTCTTCCGAAACGAAAGTAGGCTTTCCTTGGCTCCTTTCCTTCCGATCGGAAAGGCGACAATCGGGGGAAGTGATGGAATCGAATTTCTTTAGCCCGATTTTTTTCCGGAATTATTCCAGATCGACCGGAACGAGCAGCAATCTACTGTATCTGATCGGGTGGAAAAGCGATCCCGAAAACGGATTGAAGTCGGCGTATTTCTTTCCTCTTTTGTTCTACCAGAAAGGCTCTCATTTTACGGCTTTCCCGTTTTATTTCTCCGGGTCCTCGGCGGATCGTTCTTACTGGAACATACTGGGATTGGCGGGAGCGGGAGACGACGGGAACGAGAGATATTCCTACGTTTTCCCTTTTTATTATAGAAGCGAATCTCCTTCGGAGAGGTTCGGCTTGTACGGTCCTCTGGAAATCGGCCAAACAGGATCCGCCTCTCAGCTGAATCTGCATCCTTTCTTTTATTCAGAGCGGTCCGATTCGAGTTCCTTTTGGAACGTTTTGGGGTTGGTCGGTCGGGGCAAAACCGGAACGGGGGAACAGAGATACGCGTACGCCTTTCCGCTCTATTTCCATAAAAACGGTGATTTTCGCGTATTCTTTCCTTTCTTTTTCCGTTTCGGATACGAGGAAGAGGAATATTCTTCTTTTGGAATATTCCATTATATTAAAAGATCTGCCGATCTGGACAGGACCTGGGCCTTGTTGTATTATTCCAAAGAGGACAGAAAGGAAAAGGAGACCGCGCGGATCCTGTTTCCGCTGTATTATTCTTGGGACACCCAAACTAGCAAAGCTTCCATTTTTCTTCCGTTTTATCTGAAATACGAGGAAGAGGACAAATCTTTGGACCTGAACCTGGCGGGGTTTTCTTCCTCAAAATCCTTGGGAACCCTACATGGTCTCACTTCGGCTTCGGTCGGAATCAACGATAAGGAAATCTACTTGGACACGGATTTTTCCTGGTTCTATAATCTGGTCCGGGTTTCGTACCGGGAGTCCCTTTCGAAAGATTCCCTCCTTTGGTGGAAAAGAAAGGTACCGGAGACGAAAGAAACCCTTCCATCCTCCGCTTCTCCCTCGGGAGAGGACGGACTTAGGAAATACAAGTCTTTATCCAGGGAAACTTCGAGGTCTTTTTTCGGGTTCAGTACCTTATTCGGGATTTTGAGTTACGAGAGAGGGGATGATCGCAGGCATTTCCGTCTTTTGCCTTTGGCTTGGTATTCCTGGTCGGAAGCCACGAAGGACCAGGTGACGGTTTGGTTATTGCCCCCCATTTTCAAAAGCAGGATCGGAGACCAGGAATACAATGTGATCTTTCCCTTTTATGCAAGGCAGGACGACGGTCCGGATTATCAGGAAGCCTGGATGATCTTGGGGTTCCAGAGGGGCAAAAAGGGGGAAACAAAGGACTACTCCGTTTTATGGCCCCTATTTCGGACCTATTTTTCCCCCGATTCCTGGGGATTCCGGGCCTTGCCCTTCGTGCTCCACGACTCCTCTCCGGAGAGAAGGAGAACGATTAGTATTTTGTATTATAATAATATTAAGATCTCTCCGGAGGGAGAGTCCTCCAGTTTTCACTCCCTTTTGCCCCCCTTGTATCATTCTAAGGCGAATACGAGAACTTTGGCTTCCGGGAATCAGAAATCCGACGGTTGGCAGTTTCTGTTTCCTTTCTTTTTCCGCACGTATGATTCCATGGAAGGGCCGGTCGGAGGGAACTCTCTTGTAGAGGTATATACGCTTTTATCCTATTACAGGAAATCCTCGGATATCGCGGGCGGATTCGATACTACGTTCTTATTTCCGCTTTACTATTACCGTCGGGCAAAGGCTCCGGGAGAATCTGCCGAACAGATCGAAAAAACGGATCTCGTCGTTCCGATCGGACTGTATTCCTGGAGAAAAGGGGAATCCAGTCGTTCCTTCTTTTTAGGTTATTACTCGGAACAGGATCCGGGAGTATCGTACGGAAATCTGTTAGGTATTTTCGCTTTTTCTAAAATAACCGCTCCGGATGCGGAATTCTCGGAGTCCAGGGTCTTTCCGTTCTTTTTTTCGGAATCCGCGGAAGCTCAGACCTACAGGAGATCGAAACTTCTCGTTCCTTTACTTTACAGTTCCCAATCTTCCGAGCTGAAGGACGGCACTTATTCGGTCAGGGAAATCCTTACCCCTTTGTATTATCGGTATCGTAAGACGGGAATTGCGGAACAGGAGGAAGAAAGATCGGATCTGATCCTACCGCTAGGCCTGTATTTTCATCGGGATTTTTATTCCAGTTCCCGGTTTATCCTAGGATATTATGCCAAGGAGAGTAGGGGTTTCTCTCATTGGTCCCTGTTCGGTCTGATCGCGTCGGAGAAGACGGAGACGGAAGCCCGGAGAAAAAAGAGCTTCAGGATCGCGCCTTTCTTTTTTACCGAGGAAAAGTCGGATTTGGAGAACGGTCAGGTCTACTCGAGTACCTTGGTTCCTCTGTTGTTCTATTATGATTTCACTCCGAGTTCCTATACATGGAACGTTTTGCTCCTAGGAAATCGCACGAAATCCGAAACCGAAAATTCTTTCGCGATTTATCCGTTCTATTCCTCTTCGGAAACGGACCTCTACGGAACGAAAAGTAAAACGATCTGGGGGATTCCGTTTTATTACGAACGAACGGAAAAAGAATCGGGTCTTTGGGATTCGTTTTCCGTTCATCCTTTCGGTGTGTTTTCGTCGGACGGCAAAGGCAAAGATCGAATGGATGAGAATTGGACGAACTTTTATTTTCTACCTCTTCCCACCTTGTACACTTCCGGATCTAGATCGGAAAGGGTCCTTTTTTGGTTGGGATTTTATTATCGTCGAACGGAACCGACCTCTCAGAGCGAGTCCCAAGAAATCAGCTTCCTGAAATTCTTGGCCTACAATCGTTCCCGATCCCAGAACGGAAGCTCCCGCGATTTTCGTATTTTCCCTTTGATTTCCTTTGGCGGAAGCGAGGGTACGGAAGACAAGGGAAGAACCGAGTCGACTACCAACTATATATTTCCGTTCTTTTTTTATCATAGAGAAGTTCGGCCTTCCGGAGGAGCCTTTCATCTAAACCTAGGGATCCTTTTCGATTTTGCGAGGGATTCCACGGTCGGATCCAATCGACTGATCTTAGGTCCCTTGTATTCGAGTTCTCGTCCGGACTCCAGCTCGTACGGACTGGTGCCTCTGTTTCTCAGGCATAGGTCCTCCGATTCGAATTTTTGGTTCGGCTTAGGGGCATATTCGTACGAGGACAAGGAAATCGATCGCTGGGGGTTCGCGGGAATTCTGGATGTAAATCGGGAATTGGCTCTACGCAAAAGAAACGTGAACGTATTTTTAGGATTGTTTCACGGAGAATACGAAGAGGCGAGGACAAGATGGGCGATTCTAGGCAGGTTGGTGGCGGGTTACGAATCGGATCGGGATAGCTTCGACACGAATTTTTTATGGCTCCGCTGGAAACGATCTCCGTCGGAAGGAATCGCGAATTTTCTTCCCTTGTATTATTATTATAGGGACGGCGGAGAAGTTTCCAATTTCATTCCTCCGGTTCTGGGATACTTTTCTTCCGGAAAGGACGGGAGATACGATATGGCCGGTTTAGGACTTTTGTACTACCGGAACGAATCCGTATCTGCGGGAGAAGACACGATGGTCGTGGCTTCCGGATTATTTTATTACCGAGTCCGCCCCGAAAGAGGCTACCGCTCCATGGGGGTATTGGCAGTACCTTGGTTAGGAGGATTACTTTGGGATTGGGAATACGAAACCCAGACGGATTACAGTAAATACTCCATTCTGCAAATCTTATATAGTAACACTACGAACGCGGGAAAAAATTACAGCAGGATCTTCGGCATCCGATTCTGA
- a CDS encoding DUF167 domain-containing protein, protein MRIEVKVKPNSKKTFVRQEDDGIWTVAVSEPAIEGKANEAVIKALAREFDVPKRSVRLLHGEKGKNKLIEISRESSV, encoded by the coding sequence GTGCGTATCGAGGTAAAAGTCAAACCCAATTCCAAAAAAACCTTCGTCCGACAAGAGGACGACGGTATTTGGACCGTAGCGGTTTCGGAACCTGCGATAGAAGGAAAAGCGAACGAAGCCGTAATTAAGGCGTTAGCCCGGGAATTCGACGTACCGAAACGTTCCGTGCGCCTCCTTCATGGAGAAAAGGGAAAAAATAAGTTGATCGAAATTTCCCGTGAAAGTTCCGTATGA